The proteins below come from a single Vitis vinifera cultivar Pinot Noir 40024 chromosome 9, ASM3070453v1 genomic window:
- the LOC100854265 gene encoding ribonucleases P/MRP protein subunit POP1, with product MATDGFKRSSIAPPPGSLNVEKFAESRAAELEALHSIVANRLNNNFRSQRNKRRRTTGHDNRDANKRFRNREKIGVVDKGKVATSEKDDKKVPRRIRRRVELRRNTEHGYSTSGDGTKRLRTHVWHAKRFTMTKFWGFYLPVGLQGRGRGSRALLKWFRHGTLVHEACYHIALQLEGPEDSFLSILGMVLRPSPSAHSKDILCSGLSGAAHGRAMLHHVGASGSKSIAPVTYMWRPIQKNDIGIGAEHDVDSVNNTQTNECFSSFRQLWVWMHASAFNEGCDALKFACQKLVNYRDYLSLIFFPPFEDSMCLLVMKSSL from the exons ATGGCTACTGATGGTTTCAAACGATCATCGATAGCCCCACCTCCAGGAAGTCTCAATGTTGAGAAATTTGCAGAATCCCGAGCTGCTGAACTTGAGGCTCTTCACTCAATTGTGGCAAATCGGCTGAACAACAATTTCCGATCTCAAAGAAACAAGAGAAGAAGGACCACTGGGCATGATAACAGAGATGCAAACAAGAGATTCAGAAATAGGGAGAAAATAGGGGTGGTTGATAAAGGCAAAGTTGCGACTTCGGAGAAAGATGACAAGAAAGTTCCTCGTCGTATTCGTCGGCGAGTTGAATTGAGAAGAAACACCGAACATGGTTACTCCACTTCCGGGGATGGTACCAAGAGGCTGAGAACCCATGTTTGGCATGCAAAGCGCTTTACAATGACAAAGTTTTGGGGTTTCTACCTACCTGTGGGTTTGCAAGGCAG AGGAAGGGGTTCAAGGGCTCTCTTAAAGTGGTTCAGACATGGAACTCTTGTACATGAAGCTTGCTACCACATTGCCCTACAATTGGAGGGTCCAGAG GATTCATTTCTTTCAATTCTAGGCATGGTATTAAGGCCTTCTCCATCAGCTCACTCTAAGGATATTTTATGTTCTGGGCTTTCTGGAGCTGCCCATGGAAGGGCTATG cttCATCATGTTGGAGCATCAGGTTCTAAATCAATCGCCCCTGTAACCTATATGTGGAGACCcatacagaaaaatgatataggTATTGGAGCAGAACATGATGTTGATTCTGTTAACAACACACAGACAAATGAGTGTTTTTCTTCCTTCCGCCAACTATGGGTGTGGATGCATGCCTCAGCTTTCAATGAAGGATGTGATGCTTTGAAATTTGCTTGTCAAAAACTGGTAAACTATAGAGATTatttatctttgattttttttcccccttttgaaGACTCTATGTGCTTACTTGTTATGAAGAGTAGCTTGTGA